A genomic segment from Synchiropus splendidus isolate RoL2022-P1 chromosome 18, RoL_Sspl_1.0, whole genome shotgun sequence encodes:
- the ngfa gene encoding neurotrophin-7, with translation MRSSPLVLVLLIGVQAGLNMGGGVAQHSGASGHRAAQQLSQHHRTKRPHRGHKQDRGSTSVPVVDPKLFSKRRYRSSPRVVFSEVVPSHHALEEEGGQWQGARGPRVRRRARSHTMHRGEYSVCDSVNTWVGNMTRATDIAGNEVTVLPNVTINNVVKKQFFYETTCMSPTRRGSGATRGGRPGGRAGKQAKPSTSGCLGIDSRHWNSYCTNTHIFVSALTIFKERTAWRFIRINAACVCVLSRKSWAGRGVGH, from the coding sequence ATGAGGTCGTCACCActggtcctggtcctcctgATCGGTGTCCAGGCTGGACTGAACATGGGAGGTGGAGTGGCCCAGCATTCCGGGGCATCAGGCCACAGAGCGGCGCAGCAGCTTTCCCAGCACCACAGGACCAAGCGGCCTCATCGGGGTCACAAGCAGGACAGAGGCTCCACTTCCGTTCCAGTGGTGGACCCCAAGCTCTTCTCCAAGAGGCGCTACCGCTCCTCGCCGAGGGTGGTCTTCAGCGAGGTGGTCCCTTCTCACCACGCTCTGGAAGAGGAGGGGGGGCAGTGGCAGGGAGCGAGGGGGCCACGGGTCCGCCGCAGGGCACGGTCCCACACCATGCACAGAGGGGAGTACTCGGTGTGTGACAGCGTCAACACCTGGGTGGGCAACATGACCCGCGCCACGGACATCGCTGGGAACGAGGTGACCGTGCTGCCCAACGTCACCATCAACAACGTGGTGAAGAAGCAGTTCTTCTACGAGACCACCTGCATGTCCCCCACGCGCCGGGGCTCGGGGGCCACCCGCGGGGGGCGACCCGGGGGCCGCGCCGGCAAACAGGCCAAGCCCAGCACCTCGGGCTGCCTGGGCATCGACAGCCGCCACTGGAACTCCTACTGCACCAACACGCACATCTTCGTCAGCGCCCTCACCATCTTCAAGGAACGGACAGCCTGGCGCTTCATCCGCATCAACGCCGCCTGCGTGTGCGTCCTCAGCAGGAAGTCGTGGGCGGGGCGCGGGGTGGGACACTGA
- the LOC128749121 gene encoding tetraspanin-2-like: protein MGKVEGGMKCVKYLLFVFNFIFWLMGSFVLAVGLWLRFDPETVLLLTGDKAPDTFFIGVYILIGAGSLVMLVGFFGCCGAVRESQCLLGSFFTCLLIIFGAEVAAGVFGFLNKDKIIEDVQNFYSTTYNDNNNSTLILTYQRVLNCCGTLASSCPEPEPGSKDCESAIKDFFNNKLYIIGYVGIGIAGVMIIGMIFSMVLCCAIRNSREVI from the exons atggggaaagtggaaggaGGAATGAAATGCGTGAAGTACCTTCTGTTCGTCttcaacttcatcttctgg CTGATGGGCTCTTTTGTTCTGGCGGTGGGACTGTGGCTCCGCTTCGACCCAGAAACCGTGTTGCTGCTCACTGGTGACAAAGCACCAGACACATTCTTCATCG GTGTCTACATCCTGATCGGCGCCGGCAGCCTGGTGATGTTGGTGGGTTTCTTCGGCTGCTGTGGAGCCGTCCGAGAGTCGCAGTGTCTGCTGGGCTCA TTCTTCACTTGTCTGCTGATCATCTTCGGAGCTGAAGTGGCCGCCGGGGTCTTTGGCTTCTTAAACAAAGACAAG ATCATCGAGGACGTTCAGAACTTTTATTCCACCACGtacaacgacaacaacaacagcacgcTGATCCTCACCTACCAGCGAGTT CTCAACTGCTGTGGGACTCTGGCCAGCTCCTGCCCTGAACCAGAACCGGGTTCCAAG GACTGCGAGAGCGCCATCAAGGACTTCTTCAACAACAAGCTCTACATCATCGGCTACGTGGGCATCGGCATCGCCGGGGTGATG ATCATCGGGATGATCTTCAGCATGGTCCTCTGCTGCGCCATAAGAAACAGCCGGGAGGTCATCTAA
- the LOC128749120 gene encoding mitochondrial glutamate carrier 1-like, translating to MAQHQQISLPAKLINGGVAGMVGVTCVFPIDLAKTRLQNQRGGQQLYKNMMDCLVKTVKSEGYFGMYRGAAVNLTLVTPEKAIKLAANDFFRHQLSRDGGKLTVSKEMLAGCLAGMCQVSITTPMEMLKIQLQDAGRLAAQQRLMPSVVSALKMGGTSALLSRSYNASPAPVVRKVSATQIASELLRTKGVTGLYRGLGATLMRDIPFSVVYFPLFAHIHQLGQPSPGVTTVPFYWSFLSGLTAGCVAAVAVSPCDVVKTRLQSIRKGTNEETYNGIVDCIRKILRKEGPGAFLKGAGCRALVIAPLFGIAQVVYFVGVGEFVLGCTPYSMYSS from the exons ATGGCTCAGCATCAACAGATCAG CCTCCCAGCCAAACTGATCAACGGAGGCGTGGCCGGCATGGTAGGAGTCACCTGCGTGTTCCCGATTGACCTGGCGAAGACCCGCCTGCAGAACCAGCGCGGCGGGCAGCAGCTCTACAAAAACAT GATGGACTGCCTGGTCAAGACGGTTAAATCCGAGGGCTACTTTGGCATGTACAGAG GTGCTGCTGTGAATCTCACCCTGGTGACCCCGGAGAAGGCCATCAAACTGGCAGCCAACGACTTCTTCCGCCACCAGCTGAGCAGAGACGG TGGAAAGCTGACAGTCTCCAAGGAGATGCTTGCAGGTTGCCTCGCCGGGATGTGCCAGGTCTCCATCACGACACCCATGGAGATGCTGAAGATTCAGCTCCAGGACGCCGGCAGGCTGG CTGCCCAGCAGAGGCTGATGCCCAGCGTGGTCAGCGCTCTGAAGATGGGCGGGACCAGCGCCCTGCTCAGCCGCTCCTACAACGCCAGCCCCGCCCCCGTGGTCAGGAAGGTGTCTGCCACACAAATTGCCTCTGAGCTGCTGAGGACCAAAGGAGTGACGGGACTGTACCGGGGACTCGGGGCCACGTTAATGAG GGACATCCCCTTCTCTGTCGTCTACTTCCCTCTCTTTGCCCACATTCACCAGCTGGGCCAGCCTTCGCCGGGGGTCACCACCGTGCCTTTCTACTGGTCCTTCCTGTCCGGACTGACCGCCGGATGTGTCGCTGCTGTGGCTGTGAGCCCTTGTGACG TGGTCAAGACGAGGCTACAGTCCATAAGAAAAGGAACCAACGAGGAAACCTACAATGGAATCGTGGACTGCATCAG GAAGATCCTGCGGAAGGAGGGCCCCGGAGCGTTCCTCAAAGGTGCAGGCTGTCGAGCACTGGTCATCGCTCCTCTCTTCGGTATCGCCCAGGTTGTCTACTTCGTCGGAGTTGGCGAGTTCGTGCTGGGCTGCACCCCCTACAGCATGTACTCCTCCTGA